The Vibrio pomeroyi genome window below encodes:
- a CDS encoding class I SAM-dependent methyltransferase has translation MSANALYTDLSGYYDLMCVDIDYQAQSNCVRRLHQIFGNEGKTHLDLGCGTGPHVRHFIDYGYQSNGLDLNQPMLDIAQIRCPEANFSVQNMSNFEVSEPFDLITCFLYSIHYNDGIEKLKECIASVHKALKQGGVFCFNVVDKDKICNDLFVRHTTNKEQDDFTFRSGWYYSGEGDKQALKLRIEKTTAGETQIWVDEHPMVAFSFQELIEILKAYFEVHVFEHDYDKLLPWDTQSGNALITCVKS, from the coding sequence ATGTCCGCCAACGCGCTCTATACCGACCTATCTGGTTACTATGATTTAATGTGTGTTGATATTGACTACCAAGCGCAAAGTAACTGCGTTCGTAGGCTACATCAGATTTTTGGAAATGAAGGAAAAACTCACCTAGACCTTGGTTGTGGTACAGGTCCTCACGTTCGTCACTTTATTGATTACGGCTATCAAAGCAATGGACTTGACCTAAACCAACCCATGTTAGACATCGCTCAAATACGCTGCCCGGAAGCGAACTTTTCAGTGCAGAACATGAGTAATTTTGAAGTCTCTGAGCCGTTCGACCTTATTACTTGTTTCTTGTATTCCATCCACTACAACGATGGCATCGAGAAGCTAAAAGAGTGCATTGCCAGCGTTCATAAAGCGCTAAAACAAGGCGGTGTGTTCTGCTTCAATGTGGTAGACAAAGACAAGATCTGTAATGATCTTTTTGTTCGACACACAACTAACAAAGAGCAGGATGATTTTACTTTCCGTTCGGGTTGGTATTATTCAGGTGAAGGTGACAAACAGGCGTTGAAACTCCGTATAGAGAAGACAACCGCTGGTGAAACTCAAATATGGGTTGATGAACACCCAATGGTGGCCTTCTCGTTCCAAGAGTTGATTGAAATACTCAAAGCCTACTTTGAAGTTCATGTCTTTGAACACGATTACGATAAGTTGTTGCCGTGGGATACCCAATCGGGCAATGCTCTTATTACTTGTGTAAAAAGCTAA
- a CDS encoding sensor domain-containing diguanylate cyclase: MSIQLDLTTAIPCQNFDSAQGYMTLQDHRVIDVDNNIAKIFGYASKESLLKNVDFVYSMVPEHFHGAMRERYLTAIKGQLLKGKLYTDIVINGRNLSLFSIAQGIQVNKRPALRVMIIDITSVIAAERHNKEKDQMYQSLLNSSKQGILVHRNFKPLMVNQAWVDLQGAKSVEQVLAMDSIISIIPPENRLNAMKRCQSILKGSPPNFSSVVENQCFDGSKKHFNIYDNIINWQGEKAIQVVIEDVSDKVILEQELLHRALHDDLTQVLNRSAIYDWLKKPLSDQTEMSCLLLDIDDFKKINDQFGHSVGDEVIRTLAQIIKKHVKALNGVVGRWGGEEFIVFFPKARTNQATALATADSQARVVGERICEEFRTRQFLGFNRTKFQSSVSIGITDTCIVRTSNSLNTLIRVTDDALYRAKLNGKNRVSVNHEGACVACGQ; encoded by the coding sequence ATGAGTATCCAATTAGACTTAACCACAGCCATACCTTGCCAGAACTTTGATTCCGCTCAGGGCTACATGACTCTTCAAGATCATCGTGTTATTGATGTTGATAATAACATTGCCAAGATATTTGGTTACGCCAGTAAAGAATCACTTCTTAAGAACGTCGACTTTGTCTATTCAATGGTGCCCGAGCATTTCCATGGAGCCATGCGCGAACGTTACCTGACGGCAATAAAAGGACAACTTCTAAAAGGAAAGCTCTATACCGACATCGTCATTAACGGGCGTAACTTGTCTTTGTTTAGCATTGCCCAAGGTATTCAGGTCAACAAGCGCCCTGCACTTCGCGTAATGATCATTGATATCACCTCCGTGATCGCAGCTGAGCGTCATAATAAAGAAAAAGACCAGATGTACCAATCTCTGCTCAACAGCTCTAAACAAGGCATACTTGTCCATAGAAACTTCAAACCACTGATGGTTAATCAAGCTTGGGTTGATCTACAGGGCGCAAAATCGGTTGAACAGGTGTTGGCCATGGATTCGATCATTTCAATCATTCCACCAGAAAACCGACTGAATGCCATGAAACGTTGCCAGAGCATACTCAAAGGTAGTCCGCCAAATTTCAGTTCAGTTGTTGAAAACCAATGCTTTGATGGCAGTAAAAAGCACTTCAACATCTACGACAACATCATTAATTGGCAAGGCGAAAAAGCAATTCAAGTGGTGATAGAAGACGTTTCAGATAAGGTAATATTGGAACAGGAACTTTTACATCGCGCCCTTCATGACGACCTAACACAAGTGCTCAATCGCAGCGCTATTTACGATTGGCTGAAAAAGCCGTTAAGTGATCAAACTGAGATGTCTTGTTTGTTGCTGGACATTGATGACTTCAAAAAGATTAACGATCAATTTGGCCACAGTGTGGGTGATGAAGTGATTCGCACCCTTGCACAAATCATCAAGAAGCACGTTAAAGCGTTAAACGGTGTTGTTGGACGCTGGGGCGGCGAAGAGTTTATCGTCTTCTTTCCTAAAGCCCGAACGAATCAAGCAACTGCGCTAGCCACTGCCGATTCACAAGCAAGAGTTGTAGGCGAACGTATCTGCGAAGAGTTTCGCACACGTCAGTTCTTGGGGTTCAATCGCACTAAATTTCAATCAAGCGTCAGTATTGGCATTACCGACACCTGCATCGTTCGTACCAGCAACTCCCTCAATACATTGATTCGAGTTACAGATGATGCGCTCTATCGTGCTAAATTAAACGGAAAAAATAGAGTCTCGGTAAACCATGAAGGTGCATGTGTAGCGTGTGGACAGTGA
- a CDS encoding GNAT family N-acetyltransferase produces the protein MEIKIDDLSGGEVIELLEEHLADMYATSPPESVHALDLDGLKSPEITFFSAWKDSQLLGCVAIKELSTQHAELKSMRTSQFARKSGVASQLLQHVLDTAIARQYRQISLETGSEDYFKPARNLYEKFGFGYCEPFADYELDPHSQFMTIELR, from the coding sequence ATGGAAATAAAAATTGATGACTTGTCTGGTGGAGAGGTGATTGAGCTACTTGAAGAGCATTTAGCTGATATGTATGCGACATCACCTCCAGAAAGTGTTCATGCCCTTGATCTTGATGGACTAAAGTCACCAGAGATAACATTTTTCAGCGCATGGAAAGACAGCCAATTACTGGGCTGTGTCGCGATTAAAGAACTGTCCACTCAACATGCTGAACTCAAGTCGATGAGAACCTCTCAATTTGCTCGTAAATCTGGCGTTGCTAGCCAACTTTTACAACATGTTTTAGATACAGCAATCGCTCGCCAATATCGACAAATCAGTTTAGAAACTGGCTCTGAAGATTACTTCAAACCTGCGCGTAACTTGTATGAAAAATTTGGCTTTGGTTATTGCGAACCTTTTGCAGATTACGAGCTCGATCCTCACAGTCAATTTATGACTATCGAACTGCGCTAG
- a CDS encoding S8 family peptidase yields MNHGHRLTTLALAIMASAHVSASALNENSPEPQPINSPFIQDVKGTIVEDYSRETIQPVFFSMRMMSDADEQRGDWFNLSASYTRLQGVGSDVVYDYLMPPLQPQPVIVAVLDSGVDVEHEDLKNKLWTNEDEIPDNGIDDDDNGYIDDVHGWNFLGNSLGINVDQDTLEVTREYKKYLKLKEKGHWIPRKKRAYFKAVEADYLSSLKDDQDALNRVTTATEQANEFKEQILQYVDQKDFSTNGLKTLLDNENASVVTAAEGLLSVFDSWYSFEYLESRRSRYQDSLDFHLNLELDTRGDIVWDDISNPWEKGYGNNDVKGPVGSHGTHVAGIIAAERNNFIGIDGVADHAQIMAVRMVPNGDERDKDIANAVRYAVDNGAKIINMSFGKSYSPRKYIVDHAFRYAARKGVLIVHSAGNSRNDNDIKPSFPNRYAKHYRSKPISTWLDVGASAKYADETLVASFSNFGQKSVDVFAPGYRILSTTPGNTYGSKSGTSMAAPVVSGVAALVWSRYPDLSVKELKAMLMGESKVYPELLVKKPSSPDDLVPFSTLSISGSVVDAEAIFAELETR; encoded by the coding sequence ATGAATCACGGACACAGACTTACCACTCTCGCTTTGGCCATTATGGCTTCGGCTCACGTATCTGCCTCGGCTCTTAATGAAAATAGTCCAGAGCCTCAACCTATCAACTCGCCCTTCATCCAAGATGTAAAAGGGACGATAGTTGAAGATTATTCACGAGAAACCATCCAACCTGTATTTTTCTCTATGAGGATGATGAGTGACGCTGACGAACAACGTGGCGATTGGTTTAACCTCTCGGCAAGTTACACCAGACTCCAAGGCGTGGGTTCTGATGTGGTATACGACTACTTAATGCCCCCTCTTCAACCACAACCTGTCATCGTGGCCGTTCTTGATTCCGGCGTTGATGTGGAACACGAAGATCTTAAAAACAAACTTTGGACCAACGAAGACGAGATCCCAGACAACGGTATTGATGATGATGACAATGGCTACATCGATGATGTTCACGGTTGGAACTTTCTGGGTAACTCACTCGGCATTAACGTTGACCAAGACACATTAGAAGTCACCAGAGAATACAAAAAGTACCTCAAGCTAAAAGAGAAAGGTCATTGGATTCCACGTAAAAAACGAGCTTACTTTAAAGCGGTAGAAGCAGACTACTTGTCTTCTTTGAAAGATGACCAAGATGCATTAAATCGCGTTACTACTGCAACTGAGCAAGCCAATGAGTTCAAAGAACAGATTCTTCAATACGTCGATCAAAAAGACTTTTCTACGAACGGTTTAAAAACACTCTTAGATAATGAGAACGCTAGCGTTGTAACCGCTGCTGAAGGGCTTTTGAGTGTGTTTGATTCATGGTACTCATTTGAATATCTAGAATCGCGTCGCAGTCGATACCAAGACTCTTTAGATTTCCACCTTAACCTAGAGCTTGATACACGTGGTGATATTGTTTGGGACGACATTTCTAACCCTTGGGAAAAAGGATACGGAAACAACGATGTAAAAGGTCCTGTAGGTTCACACGGTACTCACGTGGCGGGAATTATTGCAGCAGAACGTAATAATTTTATTGGTATTGATGGTGTCGCGGATCATGCTCAGATCATGGCAGTACGTATGGTGCCAAACGGCGATGAGCGAGACAAAGACATTGCCAACGCCGTGCGTTACGCAGTCGATAACGGTGCGAAGATCATTAATATGAGTTTTGGTAAAAGTTACTCACCACGTAAGTACATTGTCGACCATGCTTTCCGCTATGCGGCTCGTAAAGGCGTGCTGATTGTTCACTCTGCGGGTAACAGCCGTAACGACAACGACATCAAACCAAGCTTTCCAAACCGCTACGCTAAGCATTACCGCTCGAAGCCTATCTCAACATGGTTAGATGTGGGTGCATCCGCAAAATACGCAGACGAAACCTTAGTCGCAAGCTTCAGTAACTTTGGTCAAAAGTCGGTTGATGTGTTCGCACCGGGCTACCGCATTTTATCAACCACACCCGGTAACACCTATGGTTCGAAAAGTGGTACCAGCATGGCAGCACCTGTTGTGTCTGGCGTCGCGGCATTAGTTTGGTCTCGCTACCCTGACCTATCCGTCAAAGAGCTCAAAGCAATGTTGATGGGCGAATCGAAAGTCTACCCGGAGTTGCTGGTTAAAAAGCCTTCTAGCCCTGACGATCTGGTTCCGTTCAGCACACTTTCAATCTCAGGAAGTGTTGTCGATGCCGAAGCCATTTTCGCGGAGCTAGAAACTCGCTAA
- a CDS encoding LysE/ArgO family amino acid transporter, whose amino-acid sequence MSTYFAGFSLGLSLILAIGSQNAFVLKQGLKNQHVLTICAVCAISDALLISFGVTGFGAIVKQFPQIEQFARYGGAIFLGVYSFLSFRSAFTENHALEASAETKDSLTKAIAMCLAFTWLNPHVYLDTVVLLGSISTQYQPNQMLFGAGAVTASFVFFFSLGYGARFLAPMFKNPRAWKVLEFIVGVIMASIAISLIV is encoded by the coding sequence ATGTCGACTTATTTTGCTGGTTTTTCTCTTGGTCTTTCGCTGATTCTTGCGATTGGTTCTCAAAACGCGTTTGTTTTAAAACAAGGTCTCAAGAACCAACATGTTCTGACCATTTGTGCGGTGTGTGCGATTTCTGATGCGCTGCTGATCAGTTTTGGGGTAACGGGCTTTGGTGCGATTGTTAAACAGTTTCCACAAATAGAGCAATTTGCTCGTTATGGCGGAGCCATCTTTTTAGGCGTCTACTCGTTCTTAAGCTTCCGCTCTGCATTCACTGAAAACCACGCTCTGGAAGCAAGTGCAGAAACGAAAGATTCATTAACCAAAGCGATAGCCATGTGTTTGGCGTTCACTTGGCTAAACCCGCACGTCTATTTGGATACGGTAGTCCTGCTTGGTTCTATTTCGACTCAATATCAACCTAATCAAATGTTATTTGGCGCAGGGGCGGTAACGGCTTCGTTTGTGTTCTTCTTTTCGCTAGGTTATGGCGCTCGATTCTTGGCACCAATGTTTAAGAACCCAAGAGCATGGAAGGTATTAGAATTTATCGTCGGTGTGATCATGGCATCTATTGCAATATCTTTGATCGTTTAA
- a CDS encoding glutathione S-transferase family protein, with product MIKLISFKNCPFVQRVMGSLVMKNVPFEIEYIELSDKPQWFLDISPNGQVPVLVTENDMVLFESDAIVEYLDDKYAPIEEVTAEQKALDRAWSYQASKHYMPQCGTMGSKDKETFETRLANLQKAFLKAEKKLGETVFFKGDYISNVDIAWLPLLHRASVIKERSGFDMLEGFPKVQKWQAALIESGLTDKTVPEDFIEKFSGFYLTNNYLASLAEAR from the coding sequence ATGATTAAATTGATTAGCTTTAAAAACTGCCCATTTGTTCAACGTGTTATGGGTTCTCTCGTAATGAAGAATGTACCGTTTGAAATTGAATATATTGAACTGAGCGACAAGCCACAGTGGTTCTTGGATATTTCGCCAAACGGTCAAGTACCTGTGTTAGTGACTGAAAACGACATGGTATTATTCGAGTCTGATGCGATAGTTGAATACCTCGATGATAAATATGCACCAATTGAAGAGGTGACTGCCGAGCAAAAGGCATTAGATCGTGCTTGGTCTTATCAGGCGAGCAAACATTACATGCCTCAATGCGGCACTATGGGTAGTAAAGATAAAGAGACCTTCGAAACACGTTTGGCGAACCTTCAAAAAGCCTTCCTAAAAGCAGAAAAGAAACTAGGCGAAACAGTATTCTTTAAAGGCGATTACATCTCTAACGTCGACATTGCCTGGCTACCGTTATTACACCGTGCATCGGTGATCAAAGAGCGTTCTGGTTTTGATATGTTGGAAGGCTTCCCAAAAGTACAGAAGTGGCAAGCGGCTTTAATTGAATCTGGATTAACCGATAAAACCGTTCCTGAGGATTTTATTGAGAAATTCAGTGGCTTCTATTTAACGAACAATTACTTGGCAAGCCTAGCAGAAGCTCGTTAA
- a CDS encoding porin family protein: MLKSTFLLGLVGLVSLPTFAAGIEGGPYIGAGLGVYQDSDTDGAGSLDAESMGYSLYGGYQFNRIVGIELGYTDYADYESYGTKVFSPTSFSVAANLGYTFDNSIRPFVLAGLSYVDLNSNSASAFDDDSGAGFHFGVGVEYTPVENLTLRLISQADAVNIEFFDKQTGNRLQSRDVAFSTVTLGASYNF, from the coding sequence ATGCTTAAATCAACATTTCTATTGGGCCTAGTTGGCTTGGTTTCTCTTCCTACTTTTGCTGCTGGTATTGAAGGCGGTCCATACATTGGTGCTGGCCTTGGTGTATATCAAGATTCAGATACTGACGGCGCAGGCAGTTTAGACGCTGAAAGCATGGGGTACAGCCTTTACGGTGGTTACCAATTTAACCGTATCGTTGGTATTGAGCTTGGTTATACAGATTACGCTGATTACGAGTCATATGGCACTAAGGTATTCTCACCAACATCGTTTTCTGTGGCAGCAAACCTAGGCTACACCTTCGACAACTCAATTCGTCCGTTTGTGTTGGCGGGCTTGAGCTATGTCGATCTAAACTCAAATAGCGCCAGTGCTTTTGATGATGACTCTGGTGCAGGCTTCCATTTCGGTGTTGGTGTTGAATACACGCCAGTAGAAAACCTGACACTTCGTCTGATTTCTCAAGCCGATGCAGTAAACATTGAATTCTTCGATAAGCAAACGGGTAATAGACTACAAAGTCGTGATGTTGCGTTCAGCACAGTAACACTGGGTGCTTCATACAACTTCTAA
- a CDS encoding VOC family protein, which translates to MSELIQQQIGNIALVVENYDDAIEFYTKKLQFTLIEDTNLGGGKRWVQVSPPNSNGTNLLLAQASNEEQKQSVGNQTGGRVFLFLQTNDFWRDYELMKTNGVVFNEEPRVEEYGTVVVFQDLYGNKWDLLQLNRPNH; encoded by the coding sequence ATGTCTGAACTAATCCAACAACAAATTGGAAATATCGCGTTAGTCGTAGAGAACTATGATGATGCGATCGAGTTCTATACCAAGAAACTTCAATTCACTCTGATCGAAGACACCAATCTAGGTGGCGGAAAACGTTGGGTACAGGTATCTCCTCCGAATTCAAACGGAACGAACTTATTACTGGCTCAAGCGAGTAACGAAGAGCAAAAGCAATCCGTGGGTAACCAAACCGGTGGTCGTGTTTTTCTGTTTCTACAGACCAATGATTTTTGGCGTGACTATGAGCTGATGAAAACAAATGGCGTTGTATTCAATGAAGAGCCACGAGTAGAAGAGTACGGGACTGTAGTTGTGTTCCAAGATCTCTACGGCAACAAATGGGACTTACTTCAGCTAAATCGCCCAAACCATTAA
- the sbcD gene encoding exonuclease subunit SbcD has product MKILHTSDWHLGQNFYNKSRKNEHERFLQWLLEQVTEHNIDAIIVAGDIFDTSTPPSYAREMYNKFVVDSNKIGCQLVLLGGNHDSVSVLKETQQLLKYMGADVIPNTNEDHATQVVELKGKTGDVEALVCAIPFIRPRDVLTSQAGVSGVERQKQLGDAIKQHYQSVYDAAVAKRATFENSENMPIIATGHLTAMGVQQSDSVRDIYVGNLDGFAADGFPDADYIALGHIHRPQVVAKREYIRYSGSPIPLSFDELKSQKQVCVVEFVEGERTISQLAVPTFQPLAEIKGDLSEIESQLNQYIGLDSELSVWLSIEVQAQDYLSDLQERMRALTEGLNVEVLQLRRARERRNQALEQESAETLSELSPMDVFTKRIALEEFETDSEKARLERMTVKFKQVMVEVSESSQVTNKVEE; this is encoded by the coding sequence ATGAAGATTCTTCACACGTCCGATTGGCACCTTGGCCAAAACTTCTACAATAAAAGCCGTAAGAATGAACACGAACGGTTTTTACAATGGTTACTTGAGCAAGTTACTGAGCACAACATCGACGCGATTATTGTTGCTGGCGATATTTTCGATACCAGTACGCCGCCAAGTTACGCGCGTGAGATGTATAACAAATTTGTTGTCGACTCGAACAAGATCGGCTGCCAATTGGTGTTATTAGGCGGTAACCATGACTCGGTGTCTGTGTTGAAAGAGACACAGCAATTACTGAAGTACATGGGTGCAGACGTGATTCCGAACACCAATGAAGATCACGCGACTCAGGTTGTCGAGCTCAAAGGTAAAACGGGTGATGTAGAAGCCTTGGTGTGTGCTATTCCATTTATTCGTCCTCGTGATGTGCTGACCAGTCAAGCTGGTGTGTCTGGTGTTGAGCGCCAAAAACAGTTGGGTGATGCCATTAAGCAGCATTATCAAAGTGTTTACGATGCCGCGGTCGCAAAGCGTGCGACGTTTGAAAACAGCGAAAACATGCCAATTATTGCAACCGGCCACCTCACCGCAATGGGTGTTCAACAGTCAGATTCCGTGCGCGATATTTACGTTGGTAACCTTGATGGCTTTGCTGCTGATGGTTTCCCTGATGCTGATTACATTGCACTTGGTCATATTCACCGCCCGCAAGTGGTGGCAAAGCGTGAATACATCCGCTATTCCGGCTCTCCAATCCCACTCAGTTTTGATGAGCTTAAATCTCAGAAGCAGGTTTGTGTGGTCGAGTTTGTGGAAGGCGAGCGCACTATTTCTCAACTGGCAGTCCCGACATTCCAACCGCTTGCTGAAATCAAAGGCGACTTGAGTGAAATTGAATCTCAACTGAACCAATACATAGGTTTAGATAGCGAACTGAGCGTTTGGTTGTCGATTGAAGTTCAAGCGCAAGATTATCTTTCAGATCTCCAAGAACGTATGCGTGCCTTGACTGAAGGCTTGAACGTTGAAGTACTGCAACTTCGCCGCGCAAGAGAGCGTCGTAACCAAGCCTTAGAGCAAGAGTCAGCAGAAACGCTGTCTGAACTTAGCCCTATGGATGTGTTTACTAAACGTATTGCCTTAGAAGAGTTTGAAACGGACTCTGAAAAAGCACGTCTAGAACGAATGACGGTGAAGTTTAAGCAAGTCATGGTTGAAGTGTCTGAAAGCTCTCAAGTAACAAACAAAGTAGAAGAGTAA